Proteins encoded within one genomic window of Paraglaciecola psychrophila 170:
- a CDS encoding IS1595-like element ISGps1 family transposase — translation MNMPEASFLAWQKQFSTEDDCLKYLQQMKWPNGFICPDCGNNHSYEITSRHLYECTQCKKQTSVMSGTLFHGSKITLNQWFWAIYSLGSDKGSISALRLSKLIEVNWRTARLILKKLKTAMGHRDSLYQLSGTIELDDALVGGRQKGKRGRGAAGKKNVLIACESKDKKAGFIAMAVVDSICHFSVNEFVKKHLKQGQQVHSDALPALNIIGQTENYEARVTPGYLVDEWLPWVHIAIGNLKTFLLGTFHGVTGKYLQEYFDEFCYRFNRRFIEKQIPNRLLNLAIIHLPVKST, via the coding sequence ATGAACATGCCAGAAGCAAGCTTTTTAGCTTGGCAAAAACAGTTTAGTACAGAAGATGATTGCTTAAAATACTTGCAACAAATGAAATGGCCAAATGGCTTTATTTGCCCTGATTGTGGCAATAACCATAGCTATGAAATTACAAGTCGTCATTTATACGAGTGTACGCAATGTAAAAAGCAGACCTCAGTCATGTCAGGAACACTTTTTCACGGCAGCAAAATCACTTTGAACCAGTGGTTTTGGGCTATCTATTCTCTTGGCTCTGATAAGGGAAGTATCTCAGCACTGAGACTCAGTAAATTAATAGAAGTCAATTGGCGAACCGCGAGGCTGATTTTAAAGAAACTTAAAACGGCTATGGGGCACAGAGATAGTTTATATCAATTAAGTGGCACAATAGAGCTAGACGACGCTCTGGTTGGCGGTAGACAAAAAGGCAAACGAGGACGCGGAGCAGCAGGAAAAAAGAATGTGCTGATAGCCTGTGAAAGTAAGGATAAAAAAGCAGGATTTATCGCAATGGCAGTGGTCGATAGCATTTGTCATTTTAGCGTGAATGAATTCGTCAAGAAACACTTGAAACAAGGCCAACAAGTTCATTCTGATGCATTGCCGGCATTGAATATTATAGGTCAAACAGAAAACTATGAGGCAAGAGTAACCCCGGGTTATTTAGTTGATGAATGGTTACCGTGGGTACATATAGCCATCGGCAATTTAAAAACGTTTTTGTTAGGTACGTTTCATGGTGTAACCGGAAAATACCTACAAGAATACTTTGATGAGTTCTGTTATCGGTTCAATCGTCGATTTATCGAAAAACAAATACCTAACCGATTGTTAAACTTAGCAATAATTCACTTACCTGTAAAATCGACCTGA
- a CDS encoding cation diffusion facilitator family transporter — protein MVIGFHEQKEKRLLILSFYVAGLFVFVAFGFALITHSDAILFDGIYSLISFFMALLTLKVANLVQMPDDDRFHFGYTAIEPTLNLFKSLIIIATCLYAVVGSINSLMTGGNSAEFGLAIIYGAIATAACFAVSSYMKHQGSILRSDLVGVDAHTWFVDGVLSASILLGFGLAYFIEKTSFASYAPLIDPLLLILLGTAILPIPGKIMLDSLKEVINKAPPEAVTAVIEKKLKQTLLAVPYEHVEVRISKRGRDLYILVHIIVNESFSVATISELDDIRISCEAAMRDWNPSIIMDILFIKDPKLAG, from the coding sequence ATGGTCATTGGTTTTCACGAACAAAAAGAAAAGCGCCTATTAATCCTGTCTTTCTATGTGGCTGGGTTATTTGTTTTTGTTGCTTTTGGTTTTGCCCTTATTACTCATTCTGATGCTATTTTATTTGACGGTATTTATTCTCTTATTTCTTTTTTCATGGCTTTGTTAACGTTGAAAGTGGCTAACCTTGTGCAAATGCCCGACGATGATAGATTCCACTTTGGCTATACCGCCATTGAACCCACTCTTAATCTATTTAAGTCATTAATTATTATTGCCACTTGTTTGTACGCTGTTGTTGGGTCTATAAATAGTTTGATGACGGGGGGCAATTCTGCGGAATTTGGGCTGGCGATAATTTATGGTGCTATAGCAACAGCAGCCTGTTTTGCAGTATCCAGTTATATGAAACATCAAGGTAGTATTTTGCGTTCAGATTTAGTTGGCGTTGATGCTCATACTTGGTTTGTCGACGGAGTGCTAAGTGCATCAATATTACTGGGTTTTGGTCTTGCTTATTTTATCGAAAAAACTAGTTTTGCCAGTTATGCCCCCCTGATCGATCCATTACTACTTATTTTATTGGGTACTGCGATTTTACCAATACCAGGCAAAATTATGCTCGATAGCCTCAAAGAAGTCATTAACAAAGCACCGCCTGAAGCTGTTACTGCAGTAATTGAGAAAAAACTCAAGCAAACACTTTTAGCTGTTCCTTATGAACATGTTGAAGTACGTATCAGCAAACGTGGAAGAGATCTTTATATATTGGTACATATCATAGTTAATGAGTCATTTTCAGTTGCCACTATTAGCGAACTCGATGACATTCGAATAAGTTGTGAAGCAGCAATGCGCGATTGGAACCCATCGATTATCATGGATATTTTGTTCATTAAAGATCCAAAGTTGGCGGGATAG
- a CDS encoding Nramp family divalent metal transporter: MLKRIKNIGPGALIAAAFIGPGTVTACTLAGANYGYTLLWALLFATVATIILQEMSARLGLVTQQGLGETLRIMLNQSVWKWPLFSLIMVALYLGNAAYEAGNLSGAALGIQALTDESQSLYRIFVIVISLLAGILLWRGSYKQIERMLLMLVALMALAFIATFISVGPDLTAVFKGLTTPNIPDGSLLTVIALIGTTVVPYNLFLHASAVKAKWSSVNDLNHARADTATAIGLGGLITILIASTAAASIFGSGLNISGAGDMAMQLEPLFGSFSKTMLGMGFFAAGLSSSITAPLATAYAVTEILGIKSGTSSRIFKWIALSVILSGASLALTGIKPISIILTAQFANGLLLPIIAIFLLVVMNQKKQLGQYVNKWLGNTLGVMVVMVTAGLGIRLIMSATGVL; this comes from the coding sequence ATCGGCCCAGGTGCCTTAATTGCGGCTGCCTTTATTGGCCCAGGCACCGTTACTGCTTGTACCTTAGCAGGGGCAAATTACGGCTACACCCTGCTGTGGGCTCTACTGTTTGCTACTGTCGCCACCATTATTTTACAAGAAATGTCTGCTCGGTTGGGGTTAGTCACCCAACAAGGTTTAGGCGAAACACTGCGAATTATGCTGAATCAATCTGTTTGGAAGTGGCCACTATTTAGTTTGATCATGGTGGCCTTGTATCTGGGTAACGCAGCTTACGAAGCTGGCAATTTATCTGGCGCGGCATTAGGCATTCAAGCACTAACAGATGAGAGTCAGTCGCTCTACCGCATTTTTGTTATCGTAATTTCGCTGTTAGCGGGTATTTTATTGTGGCGCGGCTCATATAAACAGATTGAACGTATGTTACTTATGTTAGTAGCGCTGATGGCACTGGCATTTATTGCCACTTTTATCTCAGTAGGACCAGACTTAACGGCAGTTTTTAAAGGACTTACCACACCCAACATTCCAGACGGTAGTCTGTTAACCGTAATCGCTCTTATTGGCACAACAGTCGTGCCCTACAATCTTTTTTTACATGCCTCTGCGGTAAAAGCCAAATGGTCATCTGTCAACGATTTGAATCATGCTCGTGCAGATACAGCCACCGCCATTGGTCTAGGTGGCTTGATTACCATATTGATAGCTTCCACCGCCGCAGCCAGCATTTTTGGCAGCGGTTTGAACATATCGGGAGCCGGTGACATGGCGATGCAACTAGAACCACTATTCGGTTCGTTTTCAAAAACCATGTTAGGTATGGGCTTTTTTGCGGCGGGTTTAAGCAGTTCAATCACCGCACCTTTAGCCACCGCATACGCAGTGACAGAAATATTAGGGATTAAAAGTGGCACTTCATCACGTATTTTTAAGTGGATTGCCCTTAGCGTCATTTTAAGTGGTGCAAGCTTGGCTTTAACCGGCATCAAACCCATTAGCATTATATTAACTGCACAATTTGCCAATGGTTTGTTACTGCCTATTATTGCGATTTTTCTGCTGGTGGTAATGAACCAGAAAAAACAATTAGGTCAATATGTAAATAAGTGGTTGGGCAATACGCTGGGTGTAATGGTGGTGATGGTGACTGCTGGGTTAGGTATTCGGTTGATAATGAGTGCGACTGGGGTGCTGTAA